GGAGGACGCACTAGAATAGTTGTAGATTAATCTCTAACCAGATATTCTAAATTATTAAAGCCAGAAATTTTTTCTGGCTTTAATTTATTTTATAACAAAATCCTACATAAATTCATATTAATTAATATATAATCGCAAAGTTTTATAAAACTTGATATCTTAAAAGGAAGTTTAATCATAACAAAGAATATATATAAGGAACTAATACTATCTTATAAATATTATAATAGAAGGAGTGGTATTTTTGAGTCAACCTACAAAAAACCCCGGGTTAGCTGCTGTTTTAAGCGCTTTCTGGGGTGGACTAGGACAGATCTATAAATTTTAAAGGGAATTTTAATTATAGGAGCTCAGGTTATTAATTCTTTTCTTGCCTTCATTCTAATTGGTTTTATAACATTTCCGATTGTGTGGATTTGGAACATTTATGATGCTTATAAATGTGCAGAAAGATTTAATGAAAGTAACACACAACAAACTATTTATATCAATCATAATTAATTAAGATAGGGGCCGGTGACTAACCGCCGTCCCTCTTACACCACCGAACATACGGATCCGAATACGGCGGTTCTAGCTTCTCTATTCTTTTCTGCATACTAATCCGGTCCTTTGCGAGATGTTAGTTGTTTAATTTTAGCTTTGAAACGGTTTATTATTTGTCTAGCTAGTCGTATCTTAGGGTTCTTTTTGTGATGAGTGAAGCTAAATCCTAGTAGTTTACGCTTCCATGGTCTATCCACCGTTGTTTACTTTTAGTTTTCAGTTTCTTCTCAATATAAGTTGTAATAGACTGCATTATTCTTTCGCCTGCTCTTTTGATTTCACATAAATGTGAAAATCGTCAGCATAACGAACGAATTTATGACCTCGTTTTTCAAGTTCTTTGTCTAATTCATCTAAAACTATGTTATAAAGTTGTACATGTTAACTTAAAAGTCCCCCGTGGGATTCACCACTTTCTTCTCAAGGTAGGAACTTTGTTTTCTGCTTCTTTGAGACAGATGAACGCCTGGTAATGATTCTCCATAATTGGTTTGGTCCTTCCTTTATATCTTAAGCTACCAAGTACTATGACGTCTGCTGTTCAACATAGCCTCTCGACCATGCTTACCTCTTATCTGTGGCGTTCCAGCAGATTCTCCCCAGGTAGTAAGGACTTTGTCTTGATGTGCAGACTAATCCAGTGTTGCCTAGCCTTGTATGAGATTCGTGTCCCTCGGGGCGAAAATTTGCCGCTTACTTCCTTCAGATGATAGAGTCACCTCCACCACCCTTGTCTTGAGCTACAGCTACTACTACCTTCGCTGTTCGGGACTTTTACCCTATAGCTTATACCCATGCCGGGCACACACATTAAAAGGCTCCAATTTGGAGCCTTTATATTTTATAGATTTTTTCAATTAGTTTCTATAATTTTAATAATTTCTTTCTGTGGATGCCAGTCTACTTGAAAACCCAAATTTTCTAAAGCAAACCTTAATGGAATCAGTGTTCTACCATCTAAAATTTGAGGTGATGAGTCCATAGTAACTTTTTGATCATTAACTATAGAAAGTTCTGAGCCTATTTTTAACTCAACTTTAGTATTTTCATCTAGTAATATCACTTTCTTACTATCATTATTCCAAGTAATATTTACACCAAACTGGTCAAATACACCTCGTACTGGAATATAAGTTCTACCATCTTTAATCACAGGTGGTGTATCTATTTCAATAGTACTATTATTTAATATCCCTTCACTAGTATTCGGGGATAAAATTAGCTTTTTTTTATCTGTTTCAATATTACTATTTTTATCTACCCAATCATAAAAATATTCTAAAGTATGATATGACATACCACTATAGTTATTAAATTCGCTAAACTTTTTATCAGCTCTTATAAGTCGCTTTTTTAATTGTGAGTTATCAAAATCATAAACTGTTCCTTTTTTATTAGGTTGAAACTCTGTACCTATATTTACTTTAGTATTATAGTTATCAAAAAACTGTAAGTACTCTTTCCCTTTATTAATAAATTCTTTACTAGACTCTTTCTTATTCATAAGTGATACTTCATCTACAAGATTAATAATATCTTCTACATTATATTCTAAATAACATGGTAATAACTTAACATTTAAAGAAAGTTTAGTATCATGTTCTTCTATAGTTTTACTAACCTCTTTCAAGTTAAAACTCAACTGCTTTAATAGCTCTTTTTCATTATCATAAACTTTCTCTAAAATATGTGGTTCTACCTCTAAATGGATACCATCAAACTGATTATTCAGGTCTAGAACCTTTTTTGTTTCATGTATTAAATTATTCTCTTTTCTTTTTAAAACCCAAGCTTCAACTTCTATATTAGTTTTATTTGCTAATTTAATAAACTTATTATAAAGCTCTGGATTATTTTTTAATAAATACTTATCATGTAGATCCGCTACATTTAAATATACTCGATCAATACCTAGTCTGTGTAATTTATCTATTATTTCACCAGGTTCTTTTATGTATTTTTTCTCTTCTATCCAGACTGATTCCTTTTTTGTATCTAATTCTTCATGACCACTCGACTCTCCGCCTAATACAATAAAGACAATTAATAGTAAAATTACAACCTTTCTCATAAAAGCCCCCCTTACCTAGAAAATCTTTTTCTAACACACCATTCTATAACTATTCAAAAACTTTATAATTAGACGTCTAACAAGCTGAATTATCCACACAGTTATCCATAGTTTTTGTTAATAAACAAAAAAAGGGCCGTTAAAAGGCTCCTTACATGTCACCTAAGTAGACTATTAGCCAAGATGTTAAAGCTCCAAAAAGTATATGCCATGTTAAATGACTAAGATTAGTAATAGGTTCGACGGGGTCTAGGTGTGCAATTTTCAATCTTAATAAACATCCGAAAATAATGAGCCAAAAAAATAAGCCTACTGTGATCCCTTTTAATAGATAGAATTCACTACCTGTAAAATGAAGTAAAAAAGCTGTGATAACTCCCTTTACTCCAGCTACTGAATAATCATTAATAAAGCCAATAAATAAACCTATTCCTGTTTTTATATCCTTTTTTTCAACAAAAACTGATGTTGAAATATGCCAGATATATATTTTATTTATCCCAAAATGATATAGGAAAAAATCAAATAGATTTACAGGTATATTAGCTATTACTCCCGCTAAAGCACCTAAAGTAAAGATATCATTTATCATGTAATTACTCCTTTCCTTTAAAAATTATTCTTTGTATATAAAATACAAATTATTAATACTACGGCACTAAAGTTACTATATTAGAGAAAGTTTATTTGACCAGATGAGAAAAAATGGGTTCGAATTGTCTAATAGGAATATTTGTCAAATGGAGGATAATGAAGAATCAATAAATGTTATCGAAGACTTAAGAATACGCTATGAGAACAGCAAGTAGAAATGTCATCAGTAATCATGAAAATCTTTCAAATGAAGTAGTAAAACAGATAACTGAAGATTCTGAATAATCTCCAGGTTGCTCCCATCCAACATATTCTTCAATTGAGCTATAGATTATTTCACCATCTTCATTCTTCGTTTCATATGATTTGATTGTATATCCCTAATACTGTAAAAGATGATAATAGATTAAGATAAATCTTTTTAAATGAAGGTAACAACTATACAAATCTAGAATAGTATAGATAATATCTATATCAAGGAGGAATGTAAGATGAGTATAATGGTAGGTAAGAAAGTACCTGATTTTGAAGGAAAAGCTCTTGTAAAAGATGAAATAAAAACAGTAAAACTATCAGATTATGAAGGTAAATGGTTGGTTGTTTGCTTTTATCCAGGAGATTTTACATTTGTCTGACCAACAGAAATAGCAGCAGTTGCTGCTAAATATGATGAACTGCAGAGCTTAGATGTAGAAGTTGTAGCTGTCAGTACGGACAGTAACTTCAGCCACAAAATTTGGCACGAAGTAGAGCTTTCTAAAATGGTAGAAGGTGGCATCCCTTTCCCCATGATCTCAGACGCTAATGGTGAAATAGGTCGATTATTTGGCGTGTACCGTGAGGAAAGTGGTGTGAACGTTCGAGGACGTTTTCTCATTAACCCAGAAGGTAAGCTTCGAGCAATGGAGATCTTGACACCAGAAGTTGGTCGAAATGTTTCAGAGCTACTTCGACAAGTAAAAGCTTACCAACATATAGAAAAAACGGGAGAGGTAACCCCATCCGGTTGGGAACCTGGTAAAAAGACTTTAAAACCCCGAACAGACCTAGCAGGTAAGGTATGGAAAGAATGGAAGGTAGAAGATAATTATTAATTAGTTTTTGATATAAAACAAAACTATTAAGACTGTAAAAAAGCCCTTAAAACTTATTGAAATGTTTTAAGGGCTTTTCTTAGTGACATCCATTAATTAAGCTTTATTTAAGATTTTATTGTCTTGGTAACTTTTCTTAGTTAAGCATGGTAACCTATAATAAAATTGGCGGCGAAAGGCCTAGAGCTTTTAGTTTATTGGGTTAATGCTAAAATATACTAGAGCTCTATTAAAAGAGCGTTCTTCTATCTGCCTAACTCGTTCTCTAGTAATATCAAATTTATCTCCTACCTCTTGAAGTGTCAGGGGTTCATCATTATAAAAACCGTAACGCAGTTTTAATATATCACTTGAGCTATAGTTACTATTTCCATCTTTACTTTCTAAATAGGAAAATAATTTGTTAACTAGGTCTTTATTCGCTATATCTTCGATAAAATCATCATGTTCATATAACCCTTCATAAGATAGCTCAAAATTTTCTTCAAGTTCAGGATTTACACTATTACAAGCCTTATCATAAGTCTCATAATATTTATTTCTAGTTAAATTATCATAATAAAATTCCCTATCTTTTATAAAAGGCACTATAGATGTTTTGGTTTGTTGTTCATCTAAACCTATTAAATAGGTTCCATCATAAAAAAGATTATCTAGCATTCTATTTAAGTAATTTAAATCCTGTTCATCTTCTACATGACTAGATGTAATACTATATCCATACAGTTGATCAAAACTAATATAGTTTAACTTCCAAAGTAGATAATCCCTGTATGTTTTATCGTCAATAAAATAGTTATAAGGATCTTTACCTAGGGGTAGGTCCTTATCTAATATCTTTTCTATTTTCTTTAGTTCATCTATCCTATAATGAGGTATCCTTATGAGATTATGAAAAGCATCTTGATATCTTCTAAAGTATTGACGCAAATAAACAAGAAAATAATTATGAAAACTTGTTTCTCTATTAGGATCAAAATTTTCATAGGCTTTTTCTAAAGCAAAATACGACTCTTGAATATAATCTTCTGGATCAATAATATCACAACTATATGTGTTACTTAGGTCATAAGTGGTTTTAAAATAACTTTTGTAAGTTAGATCTAAAATTTCTTCTTTTGAGTATTCATTAAAATAACTATTTAAAATTCTAGTTGAATTTTCTATTGAATGTTCTTTTAGATTATTAAAATAGTGTTTTAATGGTTTTAACTCATACTCCTCTTCAAAATTATTTTGCTCTAAATGATTTCTATTCCACTTATCTGGGTTAAAACGCCAGAACCCTTTTCTTTGTGGATCCTTTTCAAAAAAGCTTTTTTTAGACAGAACACTAGAAATACTAGATTCACGATAGGGATAGTACTTAGAAACATATTCTTTGATCTCTT
This Natranaerobius trueperi DNA region includes the following protein-coding sequences:
- a CDS encoding copper amine oxidase N-terminal domain-containing protein — translated: MRKVVILLLIVFIVLGGESSGHEELDTKKESVWIEEKKYIKEPGEIIDKLHRLGIDRVYLNVADLHDKYLLKNNPELYNKFIKLANKTNIEVEAWVLKRKENNLIHETKKVLDLNNQFDGIHLEVEPHILEKVYDNEKELLKQLSFNLKEVSKTIEEHDTKLSLNVKLLPCYLEYNVEDIINLVDEVSLMNKKESSKEFINKGKEYLQFFDNYNTKVNIGTEFQPNKKGTVYDFDNSQLKKRLIRADKKFSEFNNYSGMSYHTLEYFYDWVDKNSNIETDKKKLILSPNTSEGILNNSTIEIDTPPVIKDGRTYIPVRGVFDQFGVNITWNNDSKKVILLDENTKVELKIGSELSIVNDQKVTMDSSPQILDGRTLIPLRFALENLGFQVDWHPQKEIIKIIETN
- the prxU gene encoding thioredoxin-dependent peroxiredoxin (Most members of this family contain a selenocysteine.): MSIMVGKKVPDFEGKALVKDEIKTVKLSDYEGKWLVVCFYPGDFTFVUPTEIAAVAAKYDELQSLDVEVVAVSTDSNFSHKIWHEVELSKMVEGGIPFPMISDANGEIGRLFGVYREESGVNVRGRFLINPEGKLRAMEILTPEVGRNVSELLRQVKAYQHIEKTGEVTPSGWEPGKKTLKPRTDLAGKVWKEWKVEDNY
- a CDS encoding sigma factor-like helix-turn-helix DNA-binding protein, producing the protein MWVLFDAYDSNHIHLKIGQVDEKVFKAQEHYKGTTRLSNEITNSDKKSLLELLSEILIYHPSGLHLKEIKEYVSKYYPYRESSISSVLSKKSFFEKDPQRKGFWRFNPDKWNRNHLEQNNFEEEYELKPLKHYFNNLKEHSIENSTRILNSYFNEYSKEEILDLTYKSYFKTTYDLSNTYSCDIIDPEDYIQESYFALEKAYENFDPNRETSFHNYFLVYLRQYFRRYQDAFHNLIRIPHYRIDELKKIEKILDKDLPLGKDPYNYFIDDKTYRDYLLWKLNYISFDQLYGYSITSSHVEDEQDLNYLNRMLDNLFYDGTYLIGLDEQQTKTSIVPFIKDREFYYDNLTRNKYYETYDKACNSVNPELEENFELSYEGLYEHDDFIEDIANKDLVNKLFSYLESKDGNSNYSSSDILKLRYGFYNDEPLTLQEVGDKFDITRERVRQIEERSFNRALVYFSINPIN